A window of the Dickeya dianthicola NCPPB 453 genome harbors these coding sequences:
- a CDS encoding ABC transporter ATP-binding protein, with protein sequence MSELRLHQVAKRYGRQPVLHGIDLHIRQGELVVFVGPSGCGKSTLLRTIAGLEEQDSGQILLDDEDISRQPPGQREMAMVFQSYALYPHMTVAEMLQLTPLLQRKPGALSGGQRQRVAIGRAIVRKPRLFLFDEPLSNLDAKLRTHTRVQLKALHQQLAATMIYVTHDQVEAMTLADRIVVLHEGRIAQVGTPEELYHQPATAFVAGFIGTPEMNFFPLSLGKMLSPGQVPSPEHMPSPDKTLSPWLQRLASDQRAATLGVRPDAFEITEGIPTFKVDLVENLGAQYHLHGHFIHEPGMKLVVESRTPVRLGQELALQVAPERCHWFDAAGQRLPQPSFAAGQENPHGA encoded by the coding sequence ATGAGTGAATTACGGTTACATCAGGTCGCCAAGCGTTACGGCCGCCAGCCGGTGCTGCACGGCATCGACCTGCATATCCGGCAGGGAGAACTGGTGGTGTTCGTCGGCCCGTCCGGCTGCGGTAAATCGACCCTGCTGCGCACCATCGCCGGGCTGGAAGAGCAAGACAGCGGGCAAATCCTGCTGGACGACGAAGATATTTCGCGCCAGCCGCCGGGCCAGCGGGAAATGGCGATGGTGTTTCAATCTTATGCGCTTTATCCGCACATGACCGTGGCGGAAATGCTGCAACTGACGCCGTTGCTGCAGCGTAAACCCGGCGCGCTCTCCGGCGGCCAGCGCCAGCGGGTGGCGATTGGCCGCGCTATCGTGCGTAAACCGCGCCTGTTTCTGTTTGACGAACCGCTATCGAATCTGGACGCCAAACTCCGTACCCACACCCGGGTGCAACTGAAAGCGCTGCATCAGCAACTGGCCGCCACCATGATTTACGTCACCCACGATCAGGTGGAAGCGATGACGCTGGCCGACCGTATCGTGGTGCTGCATGAAGGCCGCATCGCCCAGGTGGGTACGCCGGAAGAGTTGTACCACCAGCCCGCCACTGCCTTCGTCGCCGGGTTCATCGGCACGCCGGAAATGAACTTTTTCCCGCTGTCGCTCGGCAAAATGCTGTCGCCCGGCCAAGTGCCGTCGCCCGAACACATGCCGTCGCCCGATAAAACGTTGTCGCCGTGGCTGCAACGGCTGGCGAGTGATCAACGCGCCGCCACCCTCGGCGTTCGCCCGGACGCCTTTGAAATCACCGAGGGCATCCCGACCTTTAAGGTCGATCTGGTGGAAAATCTGGGCGCGCAGTATCACCTGCATGGTCACTTCATCCATGAACCCGGTATGAAACTGGTGGTGGAAAGCCGCACCCCGGTGCGCCTCGGCCAGGAGCTGGCGTTGCAGGTGGCGCCGGAACGCTGCCACTGGTTTGACGCCGCCGGTCAGCGCCTGCCGCAGCCCTCGTTTGCCGCCGGGCAGGAGAACCCGCATGGAGCTTGA
- a CDS encoding LacI family DNA-binding transcriptional regulator: protein MNKKRITSIDVARCAGVSASAVSRTYSAPGKVSQATRSRVLAAADALGYRPNALARALVNSGRHGSGIVAVVMGEFDNPFQPWLFSLLTQALQQHGLVPMLVSITEQCDIRARLQQAQSWQVEAAIISAGSLSREATERCLELSLPMVLMGREDQRETVTAVLSDNRLAGELAADHLISLGLTRLAYIGGRQDGQASLERLAGFRQRLAHLGLPEPVVTDNPDYAYHSGYHAMCRLRQQHPMVEGVFCACDALAFGALDALRLTGGPACKVVGCDDTPQAAWEGYRLTTVRQPVEQLVAQVISHLQRVLGGESQQGETVRITPTLTVR, encoded by the coding sequence ATGAATAAGAAACGCATCACCTCGATTGACGTCGCCCGCTGCGCCGGCGTTTCGGCCTCGGCGGTATCACGCACCTATTCCGCGCCGGGCAAGGTCAGCCAGGCGACCCGTTCAAGGGTGCTGGCGGCGGCGGATGCGCTGGGCTATCGCCCCAATGCGCTGGCGCGGGCGCTGGTCAATTCCGGGCGGCACGGCTCCGGCATCGTGGCGGTGGTGATGGGCGAATTCGACAACCCGTTCCAGCCCTGGCTGTTCAGCCTGCTGACCCAGGCGCTGCAACAGCACGGGCTGGTGCCGATGCTGGTCAGCATCACCGAACAGTGCGACATCCGCGCCCGGCTGCAACAGGCGCAGTCGTGGCAGGTGGAAGCGGCGATCATTTCCGCCGGCAGCCTGTCGCGGGAAGCCACCGAGCGCTGTCTGGAGCTGTCGCTGCCGATGGTGCTGATGGGCCGTGAAGACCAGCGGGAAACCGTCACCGCGGTGCTGTCCGATAATCGGCTGGCGGGCGAGCTGGCGGCGGATCACCTGATCTCGCTGGGGCTGACCCGGCTGGCGTATATCGGCGGCCGTCAGGATGGGCAGGCGTCGCTGGAACGGCTGGCGGGGTTTCGTCAGCGGCTAGCCCATCTCGGCCTGCCGGAGCCTGTCGTGACGGATAACCCGGATTACGCCTACCACAGCGGCTATCACGCCATGTGCCGATTACGGCAACAGCATCCGATGGTTGAAGGCGTGTTCTGCGCCTGCGACGCGCTGGCCTTCGGCGCTCTTGACGCCTTGCGCCTGACCGGCGGCCCGGCGTGCAAAGTGGTGGGCTGCGACGACACCCCACAAGCGGCCTGGGAAGGCTACCGGTTAACCACGGTACGTCAACCGGTGGAGCAACTGGTGGCACAGGTGATAAGCCATCTGCAACGGGTGCTGGGCGGCGAGTCACAGCAAGGAGAAACCGTCCGCATTACACCGACGCTTACCGTGCGTTAG
- a CDS encoding MBL fold metallo-hydrolase yields the protein MELEILGSGEAYDSQRVNAAIRVSEGGFQLLVDCGPTVPQALWQRRTAPDDIHAIYITHAHPDHALGLTSWLNWCESGGRTAPLAIIAPRQQLPQVQRLADFAFWPAGRPLFTLNWQDSESLSELGPWRCQTAPTRHSVPNRSLYLNGEQGSLFYSGDGQLTPAGAALLAQADLALVECFSPQAADNAYHGNWPQVQTLARKPGAPLGLYHVQQSQKAALQQVIAAASGVFLPEQGDRAHCRHGRWHLIRDSEHE from the coding sequence ATGGAGCTTGAGATTCTCGGCAGCGGCGAAGCCTATGACAGCCAACGAGTCAACGCCGCGATACGGGTCAGTGAAGGCGGATTCCAGCTGCTGGTGGATTGCGGCCCGACCGTGCCGCAGGCGCTGTGGCAGCGCCGGACCGCGCCGGATGACATTCACGCCATCTACATTACCCATGCTCACCCCGACCACGCGCTCGGCCTGACCAGTTGGCTCAACTGGTGCGAGTCCGGCGGGCGCACCGCGCCGCTGGCGATTATCGCGCCGCGTCAGCAACTGCCGCAGGTGCAGCGTCTGGCGGATTTCGCCTTCTGGCCCGCCGGCCGGCCGCTGTTTACCCTTAACTGGCAGGATAGCGAGAGCCTGAGCGAGCTGGGGCCGTGGCGTTGCCAGACCGCGCCGACCCGCCACTCGGTGCCCAACCGTTCCCTGTATCTCAATGGCGAACAGGGGTCGCTGTTTTACAGCGGCGACGGTCAGCTAACGCCCGCGGGTGCCGCCTTGCTGGCGCAGGCGGACCTGGCGCTGGTGGAATGCTTTTCGCCGCAGGCGGCCGACAACGCCTACCACGGCAACTGGCCGCAGGTGCAGACGCTGGCGCGTAAGCCGGGCGCGCCGTTGGGTCTGTACCATGTGCAGCAGTCGCAAAAAGCGGCGCTGCAACAGGTTATCGCCGCCGCATCCGGCGTTTTTCTGCCGGAACAGGGCGACCGGGCGCACTGCCGCCACGGGCGCTGGCACCTCATCAGGGACTCGGAACATGAATAA